The region GGCGAAGTCCAATCCCGAACGCCGGGTGATCTTCCTGGGGATCGGCTTCGAGACCACCGCCCCGACCATCGCCGCCAGCATCCTGGAGGCGACGAAACTCGGCCTGGACAACTACTACGTCCTGGCCTCCCACAAGACCATGCCGGTGCCGATGGAGATCCTCACCGCCGACCCGGACCTGGCCCTTTCCGGCTACCTCTGCCCGGCCCACGTCAGCACGGTCATCGGCGGCAACGCCTACAAGCCGCTGGCGGAGAAATACCGCATCCCCTGCGTGGTCACCGGTTTCGAGCCGGCCGACGTCATGCAGGGCATCGAGATGCTTCTGGCCCAGATCCTGGCCGGGGAAAGCCGGGTGGAGATCCAGTACAGCCGCGCCGTGAACTGGGAGGGCAACCCCAAGGCCCAGGCCATCATGGAGCGGGTTTTCGTGCCGTGCGACGCCTCCTGGCGCGGCCTGGGGATGCTCCCCGGCAGCGGCCTGGCCATCAAGCCGGAACTGGCCCGGTTCGACGCCGAAAAGGCGTTGGCCATCGAACCGGGGGAAGAGCGGGAGCACCCCGGCTGCCGGTGCGGCGAGGTGCTCAAGGGAAAACTGTCCCCCTTCGACTGTCCGCTCTTTGCCACGGCCTGCACCCCGGAATCTCCGGTGGGCGCCTGCATGGTCTCCAGCGAGGGGACCTGCGCCGCGGCGTACAAGTACGGGAGATAACCGAACATCCCGGATGAGGAACCGGCTGTTTTCGATGCCGGAACGGACAACGGCGGGAAAGCGGAGAGAGCGCCGACCGCCGCCTACCCCGGCCCGAGGCGTGACGCCGCCTGGCGAAAAAAGAGCTGTTTTCCCATAAAACCGACTACGGAAAAGGGTTTTCGTTATGACCTCCATGCAGGAACTCAAAGACCATTACGGCTTCACCGACGACGAAGAGGAATTGCTCAGGGCCTTTCAACCCCTGGCCGCCCAGCACCGGGAGCGTTTCTCCGGTGAATTCCACGACTATCTCTACGGTCTGCCCGAAACCACCGCCATCCTCAACGCCAGCAATCGCCAGCGCCTCCTCGAGATGCACAGCAACTGGTTCATGTCGCTCTTCGGCGGCACCTACGACAACAACTACCTGAACCACCTGACCCGCATCGGCCACGCCCACGTCAAGGTCGGCCTGAATGTCCATTTCGTCAATGTCGCCATGAACCGGGTCCGCCACTTCCTGCTCAACCTGATCGACGAAAACTACCCCGACCGTGACGAGCGGCGCGCCCTGCGCGAGGCGACCGAGAAGATCCTCGACATGAACCTGGACGTCATGAGCGCCTCCTACCGCGAAGAGGAGCTGAAAAAGGTCTTTGTCTCCCGCAAGCTGGAATCCCAGCTCATCAAGCTGACCGAACGCTTCACCTACGGCCTCAACCTGGTGCTGGTGCTGGCCCTGGCCGGCGTCTCCATCTCGGTGGTCATGCTGTTCGGCTGGGACATCATCAATATCTTCCGCGGGGATGTGGAGAAGGGTATCCTGAGCGCCCTGGGGGAACTCCTGATACTCTGGATGATGATCGAGCTGATGGACAACGAGATCAAGAACCTCAAGGGGGGCAAGTTCAACATCCTGGTCTTCATCGGCGTCATCATCGTGGCCATGATCCGGGAGATCCTGATCTCCACCCTCCGCCACGACGACCTGGCCACCCAGGCCTTCCTGGCCGGCACCCTGCTGATCCTGGGGATACTCTACTACCTGGTCTCCCGGGCACAGAAGGACCTGGACAAGGCCTAGCCCATGCCCCCTTTCGCGCACGTCCTCGCCGGGTTCACCCTCGGTTTCAGATTTCGGCAGGGGCTCGGCCAGACCCTGCGGGAAACGCCCCGCGATGCGGCCATCACGAACCTGGACCCGGAGCGGCTCGCCGCCGGGGGCATCACCGCCCTGGCCCTGGATTTCGACGGGGTCCTGGCGCCCCACGGCTTTCCCGCGCCGCTCCCCGAGGCCCGGGAGTGGCTGGCCCGCTGCTGCGCGGTTTTCGGCGCGGACAGGATCTTCATCCTCTCCAACAAGCCGACCGAGGCCCGCAGAATCTGGTTCAGGAACCATTTCCCCGGCATCCGCTTCATCTCCGGCGTCCGCAAGAAACCCTACCCCGACGGTCTCCAGAGGGTGGGCGAGTTGGCCCGCGTCCCCCTGTCCACCGTCCTGATGGTGGACGACCGCCTGCTCACCGGCTGCCTGGCGGCCCTCAACGCCGGCGCCCGCCCCCTCTACATCCGCCGTCCCTACCGTTCTTTCCGCCACCGCCCCCTGGCCGAGCTGTTCTTCATGGTACTACGGGCGGGGGAACGGGTACTTTTCAGCTTTTTTCCGCATTGTTGAATCACAACGACGCACTTCCCCCTGGGGAACCATCCGCCAAACCGTATCAATTTTATTGACCTATTACAAAAATGGAGCGTAAAAAGAAACGGCTCCTCGGGCTGGAGACATTTCTCTGGCGCGCATCGCCCCGCTGGCTGTCGCATTCGGAGACACGGGGATATAGCTGCGCCCGTTGCAACCTTGTACGTTATTACCGTGCGGTCATGATCATACAGGAGGCATTACCAAATGATGAGAATTTTTCTGCTGTTTGCCGTGGCGTTCCTTCTCGCCGGACGCAGCCCGGCTGTCGCGGCACCCCCGGCAACCATCACCTACCAGGGCTACCTTTCCTCGGCAACAGGCCAGGCCATCAACAGCACGGTCACCATGACCCTGGCGCTCTATGCCGCCCCCACCGGGGGAACACCGCTCTGGAGCGAACAGCAAACTGCCGTTCAGGTGGTCAACGGTGCCTACAGCGTCCTCATGGGAAGCGTCACGCCGATCAGCCTCCCCTTTGATGCGACCTACTACCTGGGAGTTGCCGTCGGCAGCGATGCCGAGATGACCCCCCGCCAGGAATTGTCCTCGGTACCCTATGCCTTCCGGGCCACGAGCGCCGACAAGCTCAATCAGGCCTGCGCCGATGGCGAGGTGCTCAAGTACAGCACCGCATCATCGAGTTGGAGTTGCGCCGTTGCCGTCGGCACCCAGACCGTCGCCGTCGGGACCACGACCACGGGAGCGGCGGGGACAGCGGCCAGCGTGACGAACTCGGGAACGGGCAGCGCGGCGGTCCTCAATTTCACTATCCCCCAGGGGGCACCCGGCCCGACCGGTGCTGCCGGCCCGACAGGAGCCACCGGAGCTACCGGCACCACCGGAGCTACGGGCGCGCAAGGGCCGCCAGTCAGTTTCATGGGGACATGGAGTAGCGCGACAACGTACGCAACCGGTGATGCCGTTTCAGAGAATGGAACAAGCTACATCGCGCTCACCATGAATATCAACACAGACCCGGCCGCGGATGTGGCAGGTTCGGGAGGGCACTGGGCGGTGTTGGCGCTGAAGGGGACAAATGGGACGAATGGCGTAGCGGCGACCGTCTCAGTCGGTACCACAACCACGGGAGCGGCAGGGACATCGGCCAGCGTGACGAACACGGGAACGAGCAACGCGGCGGTCCTCAATTTCATCATTCCGGCAGGGGCAACCGGAGCTACCGGCGCCACCGGAGCTACGGGCGCTACGGGCCCGCAAGGGCCGCCGGTCAGTTTCATGGGGACCTGGAGCAGCAGTACGGTATACACATCCGGTAATGCCGTGTATGAAAACGGAACAAGCTACATCGCGCTCGCGGTGAATTACAACGTAGACCCGGCCGCGGATGTTGCCGGTTCGGGAACGACCTGGGCGGTATTGGCGCTGAAGGGTGCCAGCGGCAGCAGCCCGGACAGCGGCATCCCGTTCACCACGGTGGTGCGCACCATCTCTTCGTACGTTTATTTCAACCCCGTGCAGGCTCTTGTCGGCGCTTCCTCTACCGACAACATGTTCACCTGGGTGCCCAGCAGCTGCACCATCTCGAAGCTCAACGTCTACTCGAAGTACAGTCAGGATCTGAAAGTAGACCTCCAGAGCAGCACCACATCCGGGACCGGCGCGTCCCTCACGACCACGGGGTTGTCGTGTACGGTGCTGGCCGACGGAAACAGTTGCACCGCTACGGGCCCGGTGGTCGTAAGCGGAGGGTCCTTCCTCATCTTCCATATCACCCAATCCGACGGGACCAGTGCGCCCTCGGGCAGCGGGTATCTCTGGACCGCATTCGGATGTCTGTGAGCCGGGCTTCCCGCTACAGCGGGGCCACCTCATCCGGGGAGACCAAAAAACGGTAGCGGTTTGGCCAGGCCGGCCGCTACGTATCGAACTCTTTGAAGCCAGGGAAACAATCATCGGGGGAAAGCAGCATGAAAACAGGCTTGGCTGCACGACTAGCCGTCACGCTTCTGCTGTTGCCCGTTGCGGCATTTGCCGCCACGAGCAGCAGCACCAACTATACCATCTCCGTCGGCCGGAGCGTCGGCGGTGGCGGCAGCGCCACCGATACCGCAGGTTTGAGCGCGACCGGAGCCGCCATCGGCCTGGGAGTGCTCATCCCGCCGAAAGGCAGCAGCAGCACCGGTTATAGCGTTACACCGGCCACCCTTGCCGCCATGCCATCGGGGACGCTTCGCAGTGGCGACATCAATGGAGACGGCGCAGTGGATGTCATCGACGCCCTGTTGGCTCTCAAGGCCAGTGCCGGACTTGTCCAGCTCTCTGCCCCGGAAGTGACGCGCGGCGATGTTGGCCCGCTGGTGAACGGCGTACCGGTGGGGGACAACCGCATCGACATTGAGGATACCGTTTTGATTCTGCGCAAGGCGGTCGGCCTGGGCTGGTAAAAGCAGAGAGCCGTCCCGGGAAGATCCGGGACACCTTGCCGCTTCGCGCCTGTTTTCTTGTGTTCCTGCACGGCCCATCGAACGCCCGGGATGCTCACTTTTCCCCCAGCGCCGCCTCGATCCGTTCGCAGAGGGTCTTCAGGATCTTGATGCGGGCGTAGTACTTGTCGTTGGCCTCCACCAGGGTCCAGGGCGCGATGTCGGTGCTGGTGCGGTCGATCATGTCGCAGACCGCCACCTCGTACTCGCCCCACTTCTCCCGGTTGCGCCAATCCTCGTCCGTGATCTTGAAACGCTTGAAGCCGATCTTCTCCCGCTCCTTGAAGCGCCTTAACTGTTCCTCCCGGCTGATGGAAAGCCAGAACTTGACCACCACCGTATGGTTGCGCACGAGCTGCTCCTCGAAGTCGTTGATCTCGCCGTAGGCCCGCATCCAGTCCCCCCGGCCGCACAGCCCCTCCACCCGCTCCACCAGCACCCGGCCGTACCAGGACCGGTCGAAGATGGCAAAGCGCCCCTTGCGGGGGATGTTGCGCCAGAAGCGCCACAGATAGGGCTGGGCCAACTCCTCGTCGGTGGGGGCCGCCACCGGGATGATGCGATAGTGGCGCGCGTCCAGGGCCTGGGTGACGCGGCGGATGCTGCCCCCCTTGCCGGCGGCGTCGTTCCCCTCGAAGACCGTCACCACCGAGAGCTTCCGGAAGCCGGCATGGCGGGTCAGCAGGTTGAGCCGCCCCTGGTATTTCTCCAGTTCGTCCTCGTAGTCGGACTTTTTCAGCTTCTTCGCCAGGTCCAGGGTTCTCAGGATCAGCAGGTTGTCGATGGTGGACATGATGGGGGGGATCGGTTCGTCGTGGCGCGGCGGCTCGGCGGCGTCCAGCCGCTGGCGCAGGGCGGCCAACAGGGCCGTGCCGATGGTCAGGTAGCGGTAGTTGGGGTCGCTCCCCTCCACGATGGTCCAGGGGGATTCGGCGGTGCTGGTGGTGCGCAGCATCCGCTCCGAGACCTTGCGGAATTTGTCGTACAGCTTGTAATGCTGCCAGTCGGTATCGGTGACCCGCCAGCGGGTCTTGGGGTCCTTCTCCAGGCTCTTCAGGCGCTTTTTTTGCTCGCTCTGGGAGAGGTGCAGCCAGAATTTGAGGACCAGCGCCCCCTCGTTGCAGAGCATCCGCTCGAAATGGACGATGCGTTCCAGCCGCTGGTCCAGTTCGGCGTTCTTGATGGTGCCGTAGACATTTTCCAACAGGGGCGCCGAATACCAGGTGCCGATGAAGATGCCGATCTTCCCCCGGGGGGCAGCACCCGCCAGTAGCGGAACATGGAGGGCCGCTCCAGTTCTTCGTCGGTCAGGTCGCGCAGGGCGTGGGTCTCGATATGGCGCGGGTCCATCCATTCGTTGAGGAGGTTGACCGTTTCCCCCTTGCCGGCACAATCCACGCCGGCCACCAGGAGGATGACCGGAAATTTCTTCGACTGGAGCAGGTCGAGCTGGGCGTCCAAGAGGGCCCCGCGCAGTGCGGGGACCTCCTTCTTCCAGACGGCTTTGCTGATCGCGTGTCCCAATTCTGCAGACTCGAACATGGCGTTCCTCCTTCAGTATCGCAGCACCTTGTCCAGAAACCCCCGCAGTTCGGGGGTGGCCGGCTGTTCAAAGAGCTGTGGGGCGTCCCCCCACTCCAGCACCCGCCCCTCGTGGAGAAAGACCACCTGGTCGGCCACCTTGCGGGCGAAACCAATCTCGTGGGTCACCAGCACGAGCGGCCGCCCCTCCTGGCGCAGCTCGGCGATCAGGTCCAGCACCTCCACGGTCATCTCCGGGTCAAGGGCCGAGGTCGGCTCGTCCAGGAGCAGCAGGCGCGGTTTTATGGCCACGGCACGGGCTATGGCCACCCGCTGCTGCTGCCCCCCCGAAAGCTGGGCCGGGGTTTTGAGGGCATGTCCGGCCAGGTGGAACCGGGCCAGCAGCTGCAGGGCATAGGTTGCCGCCTCGGAGGCCTCGTAGCCGTGCACCTTTTCCAGGGGGAGCGCGATGTTGTCCAGGGCGGTCAGGTGGGGAAACAGGTTGAATGCCTGGAACACCGTCCCGATCCCCCGGCGGTGGCGCAGCAGGTATGCCTCGTTGAACTGTATCGGGTCGCCGTCCAGGGCCATCTCGCCACCGTCGGGGGTTTCCAGGCCCGCCAGGATGCGCAGCAGGGTGGATTTCCCGCTGCCGGACGGCCCCAGGATGGCGACGGTACGGACCTGGGGGATGGCCAGGGTCACGCCGTCCAGGGCCCGATGGTCGCCGTAGGCCTTGACGATGCCGCGCGCCTCAAGTCGCATAGCGGAACCTCTTTTCCAGGCGTTTGGTCCAGAGGGAGATGGGCAGGGTCAGGACGAGATAGCCGACCGCCAGGGGCAGGTAGCTCTCCAGGGTGCTGAAGGTGAAGGCGTTCACCTCCTGGGCGTTGAGGGTGAACTCGTTGACCGAGATGATGGAGAGCAGCGACGAATCCTTGATCAGCGAGGCGAATTGCCCGGCCAGGGGGGGAAGGACCTGGCGGGTCACCTGGGGGAAGATGACGTAGCGGTAGATCTGGGCGCGGGTAAAGCCGATGGCCCGCGCCGATTCCAACTGGGTCTCGCCGACGCTTTCGATCCCGGCCCGGATGATCTCGGAGATATAGGCCCCGGCGAACATGGCCAGGATGACGACCCCCACCAGGTAGCGGTTGTTGATCCCGAAGGCGTCGGCCACCACGTAGAAGAAGATCAGGATCTGCACCAAAAGCGGGGTGCCGCGGATGACCTCCATATACACCTGCGCCAGATACCGCACCGGCAGGAAAGGAGCCCGCTGGGCCAGGGCCGTGGCCAGGCCGGCCACCAGGCTTAACGCCATGGCGGCCGAGGAAACGGCCACCGTTATCAGCCACCCCTTCAGAAACTTGTAGCGGTAGGCGTAGACCGCATCCCAGCCCCAGGCGAATTTGACCTGGCTGAAAGCGAACCAGAACAGCAGGGAGAGGAGCAGAAACACCGCCAGCCAACTGGCGGCGACTGCGGCAGCCGGAATCCTCTCCCCGCGGCTGTCGGGGGTGATGAAGAAGTAGCGTCGCACCGTGGCCCGGTTAAAAGAAGAATGGATAGTTCAGTTCCTTGAAAGTTGCCTTCTGCTCGTGCAGCCAGGCATCGCCCAGCCGCTCGAAACCGCCCTGCGCACGGAACTCGCCCAGGAACCGGTTGATCTGCTCCTTGAGCCGGTCGTCGCCCTTGCGCAGGGCGATGCCCCATTTTTCCTGCTGGAAGGGGTTCAACAGGGCGCGGGTGGTTTCCCGGTTTTTCATCCAGTTGGAATAGGTGGACATCTGGTCGTAGATAAAGGCGTCCGCCTTCCCCTGAACGACCTCGAGCACCGCGGCGGCCTCCTTGTCCAGCACCAGGACCCTGGCGTTTTTGATGTGCCCGGTGGCGTAGGTGTGGCCGGTCGTCCCCTTTTTCACGGCTACGGTGACGCCCGGTTTGTCCAGATCGGCGATCGATGTGACCGGCGAGGCCTTGCCCACCAGCAGGCAGAGGCCGGTGGCAAGATAGGGATCGGAAAAATCCACGGACTGGCGACGCTCGTCGGTGATGGTCATG is a window of Geobacter sp. FeAm09 DNA encoding:
- the hypD gene encoding hydrogenase formation protein HypD, with the protein product MKFQDEFRDRELVKNMAANIRRMAERLTEPVNFMEVCGTHTMSIYQFGIRSLLPENVRLVSGPGCPVCVTPVGYVDKAVACTADARNMVATFGDMLRVPGSRSSLMEERAKGADVRIVYSPLDAVALAKSNPERRVIFLGIGFETTAPTIAASILEATKLGLDNYYVLASHKTMPVPMEILTADPDLALSGYLCPAHVSTVIGGNAYKPLAEKYRIPCVVTGFEPADVMQGIEMLLAQILAGESRVEIQYSRAVNWEGNPKAQAIMERVFVPCDASWRGLGMLPGSGLAIKPELARFDAEKALAIEPGEEREHPGCRCGEVLKGKLSPFDCPLFATACTPESPVGACMVSSEGTCAAAYKYGR
- a CDS encoding YqeG family HAD IIIA-type phosphatase, producing MPPFAHVLAGFTLGFRFRQGLGQTLRETPRDAAITNLDPERLAAGGITALALDFDGVLAPHGFPAPLPEAREWLARCCAVFGADRIFILSNKPTEARRIWFRNHFPGIRFISGVRKKPYPDGLQRVGELARVPLSTVLMVDDRLLTGCLAALNAGARPLYIRRPYRSFRHRPLAELFFMVLRAGERVLFSFFPHC
- a CDS encoding amino acid ABC transporter permease, whose translation is MRRYFFITPDSRGERIPAAAVAASWLAVFLLLSLLFWFAFSQVKFAWGWDAVYAYRYKFLKGWLITVAVSSAAMALSLVAGLATALAQRAPFLPVRYLAQVYMEVIRGTPLLVQILIFFYVVADAFGINNRYLVGVVILAMFAGAYISEIIRAGIESVGETQLESARAIGFTRAQIYRYVIFPQVTRQVLPPLAGQFASLIKDSSLLSIISVNEFTLNAQEVNAFTFSTLESYLPLAVGYLVLTLPISLWTKRLEKRFRYAT
- a CDS encoding dockerin type I repeat-containing protein — translated: MKTGLAARLAVTLLLLPVAAFAATSSSTNYTISVGRSVGGGGSATDTAGLSATGAAIGLGVLIPPKGSSSTGYSVTPATLAAMPSGTLRSGDINGDGAVDVIDALLALKASAGLVQLSAPEVTRGDVGPLVNGVPVGDNRIDIEDTVLILRKAVGLGW
- a CDS encoding protoglobin domain-containing protein is translated as MTSMQELKDHYGFTDDEEELLRAFQPLAAQHRERFSGEFHDYLYGLPETTAILNASNRQRLLEMHSNWFMSLFGGTYDNNYLNHLTRIGHAHVKVGLNVHFVNVAMNRVRHFLLNLIDENYPDRDERRALREATEKILDMNLDVMSASYREEELKKVFVSRKLESQLIKLTERFTYGLNLVLVLALAGVSISVVMLFGWDIINIFRGDVEKGILSALGELLILWMMIELMDNEIKNLKGGKFNILVFIGVIIVAMIREILISTLRHDDLATQAFLAGTLLILGILYYLVSRAQKDLDKA
- a CDS encoding amino acid ABC transporter ATP-binding protein, whose translation is MRLEARGIVKAYGDHRALDGVTLAIPQVRTVAILGPSGSGKSTLLRILAGLETPDGGEMALDGDPIQFNEAYLLRHRRGIGTVFQAFNLFPHLTALDNIALPLEKVHGYEASEAATYALQLLARFHLAGHALKTPAQLSGGQQQRVAIARAVAIKPRLLLLDEPTSALDPEMTVEVLDLIAELRQEGRPLVLVTHEIGFARKVADQVVFLHEGRVLEWGDAPQLFEQPATPELRGFLDKVLRY
- a CDS encoding transporter substrate-binding domain-containing protein, with product MTITPVLRGVACFMLAAVLLALAACVNKQEPAAKDTLVVGMELAYPPFEMTDEKGAPKGVSVDLANALGKALGKKVVIQNTAFDGLIPALKTGKIDLVISSMTITDERRQSVDFSDPYLATGLCLLVGKASPVTSIADLDKPGVTVAVKKGTTGHTYATGHIKNARVLVLDKEAAAVLEVVQGKADAFIYDQMSTYSNWMKNRETTRALLNPFQQEKWGIALRKGDDRLKEQINRFLGEFRAQGGFERLGDAWLHEQKATFKELNYPFFF